One part of the Rhodococcus oxybenzonivorans genome encodes these proteins:
- a CDS encoding DUF3830 family protein produces the protein MARYITITLDKRGVTCRARLLDDDAPRTCDAVWNALPQSGDAYHAKYARNEVYTLIPRITAAPHRENPTVTPIPGDVCLFDFEPWEIGNSAYGYEPGSEAHAEQGATDLAIFYGRNNLLLNGDVGWVPGNVFAAIEDGLPELAAACNDLWMRGVEGETMSFARA, from the coding sequence GTGGCTCGCTACATCACCATCACTTTGGACAAGCGCGGCGTGACGTGTCGCGCCCGACTTCTCGACGACGACGCCCCGCGCACCTGCGACGCGGTGTGGAACGCGCTTCCGCAGAGTGGGGACGCCTACCATGCCAAGTACGCGCGGAACGAGGTGTACACCCTGATCCCGCGCATCACCGCGGCGCCGCACCGCGAGAACCCCACCGTCACACCGATTCCCGGCGACGTGTGCCTCTTCGACTTCGAGCCCTGGGAGATCGGGAACTCCGCCTACGGGTACGAGCCCGGCTCCGAGGCACACGCCGAACAGGGTGCCACCGACTTGGCGATCTTCTACGGCCGCAACAACCTATTGCTCAACGGTGACGTCGGATGGGTGCCGGGCAATGTGTTCGCCGCCATCGAGGACGGCCTCCCCGAATTGGCGGCGGCGTGCAACGACCTGTGGATGCGCGGAGTCGAAGGCGAAACGATGAGCTTTGCCCGGGCCTGA
- a CDS encoding amidase, whose amino-acid sequence MNPTDMTAVELVTAYSSGELSPVEATQAILDAITERDRDINSYCLVDAERALAQAKQSEERWTTGYSKGLLDGVPISIKDIFLTDGWPTLRGSQAIDEDQPWNVDSPVAARLREDGMVFLGKTTTPEIAWKAVTDSALCGITRNPADPTKTAGGSSGGSAAAVAAGLGPCSVGTDGGGSVRIPASFCGVVGFKPTHGRIPLFPASPFGPLAHAGPLTRTVEDAALLMDIMSLPDPRDPTSLAPFPTTFRGEIGRDVVGLGVAYSPTLGYVTVDPEVRAIVDRAVRYLDSAGLPVTAADPGFTDPLDAFELLWAAGAAAMLKNFPEGARDKVDPGLARVWERGETFSAVDYLDARAVAADVGITMGKFHLTHNVLLTPTVPIPAFEAGHDVPPGSDLTSWPQWTPFSYPFNLTQQPAISIPVGKTAAGLPVGLQIVGPRHSDDLVLAVARFAEHVLG is encoded by the coding sequence ATGAATCCCACCGACATGACCGCCGTCGAACTGGTCACGGCCTACTCGTCCGGAGAGCTGTCGCCCGTAGAGGCAACGCAGGCGATTCTCGACGCCATCACCGAGCGTGACCGTGACATCAATTCGTACTGCCTCGTCGACGCGGAACGAGCTCTCGCCCAGGCGAAGCAGTCGGAGGAGCGCTGGACCACCGGCTACTCCAAGGGCCTGCTCGACGGCGTACCGATCTCGATCAAGGACATCTTCCTCACCGACGGATGGCCGACGCTCCGCGGTTCCCAGGCGATCGACGAGGATCAGCCGTGGAACGTGGACAGTCCTGTCGCCGCCCGGCTCCGCGAAGACGGGATGGTCTTTCTCGGCAAGACCACCACTCCCGAGATCGCGTGGAAAGCTGTCACCGACAGCGCCCTGTGCGGTATCACCCGCAACCCCGCCGATCCGACCAAGACGGCCGGTGGTTCCTCCGGCGGCAGCGCGGCAGCAGTGGCAGCCGGTCTCGGCCCCTGCTCGGTAGGCACCGACGGCGGCGGCAGCGTGCGCATTCCGGCGTCGTTCTGCGGGGTCGTCGGGTTCAAACCCACACACGGGCGGATTCCGCTGTTCCCGGCGAGCCCGTTCGGGCCGCTGGCACACGCCGGTCCCCTCACCCGCACCGTGGAGGACGCCGCCCTGCTGATGGACATCATGTCGCTGCCCGACCCCCGCGACCCCACGTCACTCGCCCCCTTCCCCACCACTTTTCGCGGTGAGATCGGCCGCGACGTCGTCGGACTCGGTGTCGCCTACTCGCCGACACTCGGCTACGTCACCGTCGATCCGGAAGTGCGGGCGATCGTCGATCGGGCGGTCCGGTATCTCGACTCGGCCGGTCTTCCGGTCACCGCAGCCGATCCGGGATTCACCGACCCCCTCGACGCTTTCGAGCTCCTCTGGGCGGCCGGTGCGGCCGCGATGTTGAAGAACTTCCCCGAAGGCGCGCGGGACAAGGTCGATCCCGGGCTGGCACGGGTGTGGGAGCGCGGCGAGACGTTCAGCGCCGTCGACTATCTCGACGCACGGGCGGTTGCCGCGGACGTCGGCATCACGATGGGCAAGTTCCACCTCACGCACAACGTGCTGCTCACGCCCACCGTCCCCATCCCCGCATTCGAGGCCGGACACGACGTTCCGCCGGGCAGCGACCTCACCAGCTGGCCCCAATGGACCCCGTTCTCCTACCCGTTCAACCTGACGCAGCAGCCGGCGATCAGCATCCCCGTGGGCAAGACCGCCGCGGGACTACCTGTCGGGCTGCAGATCGTCGGCCCGCGGCACTCGGACGACCTGGTACTCGCAGTCGCGCGGTTCGCCGAGCACGTGCTGGGCTGA
- a CDS encoding D-2-hydroxyacid dehydrogenase encodes MSRKPIVAVLHAQVLPRNDLMAPVDSRAEVRYTDEAGLARALDGADVLFLYDFLSGAVPAAWHAADSLQWLHIAAAGVDPVMFPEARDSDVTITNSRGVFDGAIAEYVLAQILSFAKDLPGSLRLQQSHTWKHRESERIAGRTALIVGTGPIGRAVARLLRAAGMTVRGSGRRGRESDPDFGVVLPADDLPAQLADADYVVAVAPLTEQTRHMFCAETFAAMKPGARFVNVGRGELVRTDDLVEALRSGTIAGAALDVFDSEPLPADHPLWDMPNVSITPHNSGDFAGWRDALVTVFTDNFERWVAGHPLENVVDKQLGYVPSR; translated from the coding sequence GTGAGTCGAAAACCGATCGTCGCGGTGCTCCATGCGCAGGTCCTGCCGCGGAACGACCTTATGGCGCCGGTCGACTCGCGTGCCGAGGTTCGCTACACGGACGAGGCTGGGTTGGCTCGCGCGCTCGACGGTGCCGACGTCTTGTTCCTCTACGACTTCCTGAGCGGCGCCGTCCCGGCAGCCTGGCACGCGGCCGACTCGCTGCAGTGGCTCCACATCGCCGCCGCCGGGGTAGACCCGGTGATGTTTCCCGAGGCCCGCGACAGCGACGTCACCATCACCAATTCACGGGGCGTGTTCGACGGCGCCATCGCCGAGTACGTACTGGCGCAGATTCTTTCGTTCGCCAAGGACCTTCCGGGATCGTTACGGTTGCAGCAGTCCCACACCTGGAAACACCGGGAGTCCGAACGGATCGCGGGGCGCACCGCGTTGATCGTCGGCACCGGTCCCATCGGACGTGCCGTGGCCCGGCTGCTCCGCGCTGCCGGAATGACAGTCCGCGGATCGGGGCGCCGGGGGCGCGAATCCGATCCCGACTTCGGCGTCGTTCTGCCGGCGGACGACCTGCCCGCACAGCTCGCCGACGCAGACTACGTCGTCGCAGTGGCGCCGCTCACCGAACAGACACGGCACATGTTCTGCGCCGAGACTTTCGCGGCGATGAAGCCGGGGGCACGGTTCGTCAACGTCGGCCGCGGCGAGCTCGTCCGCACCGACGACCTGGTCGAGGCGCTGCGGTCGGGGACGATTGCCGGCGCCGCACTCGACGTGTTCGACTCCGAACCGTTGCCGGCGGACCACCCTTTGTGGGACATGCCGAATGTCTCGATCACGCCACACAATTCGGGTGATTTCGCCGGGTGGCGCGATGCGCTGGTTACCGTGTTCACCGACAACTTCGAACGATGGGTCGCGGGGCACCCCCTCGAGAACGTCGTAGACAAGCAACTCGGGTACGTCCCGAGCCGCTGA
- a CDS encoding Asp/Glu/hydantoin racemase has product MELNIPEFEGPIAQRGIGIIAPFDLALERELWRWAPLEVSLHLARTPYEPVPVSLEMAELVSERRHLMTATRDVMHVEPEVVAYLCTSGSFIKGIAHERKLCDAICQAGAQHAITTSGALLEAIEHLELSKVSVITPYDAALTERLHSFLHEAGTDVVRSDHLGLGGGIWKVNYRTIAERIIAADDPKSEAIFVSCTNLPTYDVIAPLEAELGKPVLTANQLTIWACLGRMKLPMSGPGKWLRNVF; this is encoded by the coding sequence TTGGAACTGAACATTCCCGAATTCGAAGGGCCAATTGCGCAGCGAGGAATCGGCATCATCGCCCCGTTCGACCTGGCGCTCGAACGCGAGCTGTGGCGATGGGCGCCGCTCGAGGTGAGCCTGCACCTCGCGCGCACCCCTTACGAACCGGTTCCGGTGAGCCTGGAGATGGCAGAACTGGTGTCCGAGCGCCGGCATCTCATGACGGCAACCCGTGACGTGATGCACGTGGAACCCGAAGTCGTCGCCTACCTCTGCACGTCCGGGAGTTTCATCAAGGGCATTGCACACGAACGGAAGCTGTGCGACGCCATCTGTCAGGCAGGCGCCCAGCACGCGATCACGACGTCGGGCGCCCTCCTCGAGGCGATCGAACACCTCGAGCTGAGCAAGGTCTCGGTGATCACCCCCTACGACGCGGCGCTGACCGAGCGGCTGCACAGTTTTCTGCACGAGGCGGGAACCGACGTGGTGCGGTCCGATCACCTCGGGCTCGGCGGCGGAATCTGGAAGGTCAACTACCGGACGATCGCCGAACGCATCATCGCCGCCGACGACCCGAAATCGGAAGCCATCTTCGTCAGCTGCACCAATCTTCCCACCTACGACGTGATCGCCCCGCTCGAGGCGGAGCTCGGTAAACCCGTCCTCACCGCCAATCAGCTCACGATCTGGGCATGCCTCGGTCGGATGAAGCTCCCGATGTCCGGACCCGGCAAGTGGCTCCGCAACGTCTTCTGA
- a CDS encoding maleate cis-trans isomerase, which yields MTRSQAPTVGFIYPDHAAEDDYPFAADMLGVDLPVVHIYGTDLHAVPELLDLGSPEKLAGGAALLAEQKPDAVVWACTSGSFVYGPDGAKQQADALAAATGVPTSSTSFAFVHALAALGITRVAVAASYPEDVAKLFVDFLAAAGVEVLSMSSAGIDTAAEVGLLSPEEVVELAVGNDHPDSEALLIPDTAMRTLGALSTLEQRLGKPVLTANQVTIWEGLRLAGHTAVHPSLGTLFEKGHSHGSD from the coding sequence ATGACCCGCTCCCAGGCCCCCACCGTGGGATTCATCTACCCCGACCACGCGGCCGAGGACGACTACCCGTTTGCCGCGGACATGCTCGGGGTGGACCTGCCGGTCGTGCACATCTACGGCACCGACCTGCACGCCGTGCCCGAACTGCTGGACCTCGGCAGTCCCGAGAAGCTCGCCGGCGGCGCCGCCCTCCTTGCTGAGCAGAAGCCGGACGCCGTCGTGTGGGCCTGCACATCGGGCAGCTTCGTCTACGGACCCGACGGCGCGAAGCAGCAGGCCGATGCCCTCGCCGCGGCCACCGGTGTGCCCACGTCCAGCACCAGTTTCGCGTTCGTCCACGCGCTGGCTGCCCTCGGGATCACCCGCGTCGCGGTGGCCGCGAGCTACCCGGAGGACGTTGCGAAGTTGTTCGTCGACTTCCTCGCCGCTGCCGGCGTCGAGGTGCTGTCCATGTCGAGCGCCGGCATCGATACCGCCGCCGAAGTCGGATTGTTGAGCCCGGAGGAAGTGGTCGAGTTGGCGGTCGGAAACGATCACCCGGATTCGGAAGCACTCCTCATCCCCGATACGGCGATGAGGACGCTGGGCGCGCTGAGTACTCTCGAGCAGCGCCTCGGCAAGCCGGTCCTCACGGCAAACCAGGTGACCATCTGGGAAGGCCTGCGCCTCGCGGGCCACACGGCGGTGCATCCGTCGTTAGGAACCTTGTTCGAGAAAGGCCACAGTCATGGCTCTGACTGA
- a CDS encoding GntR family transcriptional regulator, translating into MALTDLEPVSRQSTAEFIADRLRDAIMKGALEPGTQLGEADLAAHFQVSRGPLREAMQRLVSEGILHSIRHRGIFVTELTLDDVVDVYRSRSVIERGALEMIFDDGPREDVYRALEAPVIAMKAAAERGDAAAVSDADQLFHQVLVESASSPRLVRAARTLLIETRMCLGALQTTYEDIREQAQEHDELREAIRTGTREEVQELLAEHLDDAVQRLRADQRTLSS; encoded by the coding sequence ATGGCTCTGACTGACTTGGAACCCGTCAGTCGTCAATCGACTGCCGAGTTCATCGCGGATCGACTGCGTGACGCCATCATGAAGGGCGCACTCGAGCCCGGCACGCAGCTGGGGGAGGCGGATCTGGCCGCGCACTTCCAGGTGTCGCGCGGGCCGCTACGCGAGGCCATGCAGAGGCTGGTGTCCGAGGGAATCCTTCACAGCATCCGTCACCGGGGCATCTTCGTGACGGAGCTGACCCTCGACGACGTCGTCGACGTCTATCGGAGCCGATCGGTGATCGAGCGGGGTGCGCTCGAGATGATTTTCGACGACGGGCCGAGGGAGGACGTCTATCGCGCTCTCGAAGCACCTGTCATCGCGATGAAGGCCGCCGCCGAGCGGGGTGACGCGGCCGCCGTATCGGACGCCGACCAGCTGTTTCATCAGGTTCTGGTGGAAAGCGCATCGAGTCCCCGGCTGGTCCGTGCGGCCCGGACCTTGCTGATCGAGACGCGGATGTGCCTAGGCGCCCTGCAGACCACCTATGAGGACATTCGGGAGCAGGCCCAAGAACACGACGAGCTGCGAGAAGCGATCAGAACGGGTACACGTGAAGAGGTGCAGGAATTACTGGCCGAGCATCTCGACGATGCCGTTCAGCGCCTGCGCGCCGATCAGAGGACTTTGTCCTCGTAG
- the thpD gene encoding ectoine hydroxylase gives MTQVAEIQEQTNSRDHYPTRISTEPSMIARSEPAVWGTPSDGPFDAAALERHEARGFTIVENLLGADEVAVYREELVRLSHDAQMRESGRVITERGTDEVRSVFDVHRCSAMVAELVRDGRILDRARQLLGSDVYIHQSRINSMPGFKGTGFYWHSDFETWHAEDGLPIPRTVSCSITLTENFPFNGSLMVMPGSHKSFVQCVGATPENNYASSLVSQEVGVPRREDVTDMAAEYGIEQFTGAAGTALWFDSNVMHGSGNNITPFPRSNIFLVFNSVENTLVEPFAAARPRPDYIASRDFTPLG, from the coding sequence ATGACTCAGGTAGCTGAGATCCAGGAACAGACGAACAGCCGCGACCATTACCCGACCCGGATCAGCACCGAGCCGTCCATGATCGCGCGCAGTGAACCTGCTGTATGGGGAACGCCCTCCGACGGCCCCTTCGACGCCGCCGCGCTCGAGCGTCACGAGGCCCGAGGTTTCACCATCGTCGAGAACCTGCTGGGTGCGGACGAGGTCGCCGTCTACCGTGAGGAGCTCGTCCGGCTGTCCCACGACGCGCAGATGCGCGAGAGCGGGCGGGTCATCACCGAACGCGGCACGGACGAGGTCCGTTCCGTTTTCGACGTCCACCGGTGCAGTGCGATGGTCGCCGAACTCGTTCGCGACGGCAGAATCCTCGATCGCGCGCGGCAACTCCTCGGCTCCGACGTCTACATCCACCAAAGCCGGATCAACTCGATGCCCGGTTTCAAGGGCACGGGTTTCTACTGGCATTCCGACTTCGAGACCTGGCACGCCGAGGACGGCCTCCCGATTCCCCGGACGGTCAGCTGTTCGATCACGCTCACCGAAAACTTCCCGTTCAACGGCTCGCTGATGGTGATGCCCGGATCGCACAAGAGTTTCGTCCAGTGTGTAGGCGCCACACCTGAGAACAACTACGCGTCCTCGCTGGTCTCGCAGGAAGTTGGGGTTCCTCGGCGGGAGGATGTGACCGACATGGCCGCGGAGTACGGGATCGAGCAGTTCACCGGCGCTGCGGGCACCGCGCTGTGGTTCGACTCGAACGTGATGCACGGGTCGGGCAACAACATCACGCCGTTCCCGCGGTCGAACATCTTCCTTGTGTTCAACAGCGTCGAGAACACTCTCGTCGAGCCGTTCGCCGCTGCGCGTCCCCGGCCCGACTACATCGCGTCGCGCGACTTCACGCCGCTCGGCTGA
- a CDS encoding MarR family winged helix-turn-helix transcriptional regulator, whose translation MAVADDAVEIRSQGWRTLAALHGLLESELERALQRDHDLSVVEYTVLDALNRQDGWHMRMAQLARAAALSSSATTRLVNRLENRGLLTRILCDDDRRGIYTELTPAGRAALDAARPTHDATLEAALDQAAEVPELAHLARVLHELPG comes from the coding sequence GTGGCAGTCGCCGATGATGCCGTCGAGATCCGGTCGCAAGGCTGGCGCACACTCGCCGCCCTGCACGGACTGCTCGAGTCGGAGCTCGAACGTGCACTGCAGCGCGACCACGACCTCTCCGTGGTCGAATACACGGTGCTCGACGCGCTGAACCGCCAGGACGGCTGGCATATGCGGATGGCGCAGCTCGCGCGGGCCGCGGCGCTCAGCAGCAGTGCCACCACCAGGTTGGTGAATCGATTGGAGAACCGGGGCCTACTCACCCGCATTCTGTGCGACGACGACCGTCGCGGTATCTATACCGAGCTCACACCTGCGGGCCGAGCAGCCTTGGACGCGGCGCGCCCCACTCACGATGCCACGCTGGAAGCGGCGCTCGATCAGGCTGCCGAGGTTCCCGAGCTCGCCCACCTCGCCCGTGTCCTGCACGAGCTGCCCGGGTGA
- a CDS encoding MFS transporter encodes MPLGLLALAMGGFGIGLTEFVIMGLLPEVSADFQVSESVAGYLISGYAMSVAVGAIVITAAVTRFDRKRVLQLLMVLFIGGNLLSALAPTYEVMMAGRVLAALCHGAFFGIGSVLAADLVPASKKAGAIATMFAGLTVANVLGVPFGTFLGQQFGWRSTFWAITVIGVIALIGIATLVPAVDRPSDPASAGLRGELRAFRTPQVWVSIAVTILGFGGMFGAFTYIAFTLTEVGGFASTSVPWLLVLFGGGLFVGNFLGGRAADKALTRTLITILAVLTVVLVVFALTADNKPMTVAALFLMGAFGFATVPGLQMRIMNYAKEAPTMASGANIAAFNVGNALGAWLGGMTIAAGLGFTSPIWMGAALTVGALAVLGLATVLDRRPVRSEDETVSTVSV; translated from the coding sequence ATGCCACTGGGCCTACTCGCCCTCGCCATGGGCGGTTTCGGTATCGGACTCACCGAGTTCGTCATCATGGGACTGCTGCCGGAAGTGTCGGCTGACTTCCAGGTCAGCGAATCGGTGGCCGGTTACCTCATCTCCGGCTATGCCATGTCGGTGGCAGTCGGAGCCATCGTCATCACCGCGGCCGTCACACGCTTCGACCGCAAGCGTGTCCTCCAACTACTGATGGTGCTGTTCATCGGCGGAAATCTGCTGTCGGCGCTGGCCCCGACCTACGAGGTCATGATGGCCGGGCGGGTGCTCGCCGCCCTGTGTCACGGCGCGTTCTTCGGCATCGGCTCCGTGCTCGCGGCAGATCTGGTACCCGCGAGCAAGAAGGCGGGCGCCATTGCGACGATGTTCGCCGGACTCACCGTTGCCAACGTTCTCGGAGTCCCCTTCGGTACCTTTCTCGGTCAGCAGTTCGGATGGCGTTCGACCTTCTGGGCCATCACCGTCATCGGTGTGATCGCGCTGATCGGGATCGCGACACTGGTGCCGGCGGTGGATCGTCCGAGCGATCCTGCCTCAGCCGGACTTCGCGGCGAACTGCGCGCCTTCCGCACACCCCAGGTGTGGGTTTCGATCGCCGTCACGATCCTCGGGTTCGGCGGCATGTTCGGTGCCTTCACATACATCGCCTTCACCCTCACCGAGGTCGGTGGATTCGCCTCCACCAGTGTTCCGTGGCTACTCGTCCTCTTCGGTGGCGGTTTGTTCGTCGGCAACTTCCTCGGTGGGCGTGCCGCGGACAAGGCACTGACCCGCACGCTGATCACCATTCTTGCGGTGCTGACCGTGGTCCTCGTCGTTTTCGCTCTCACCGCCGATAACAAGCCCATGACCGTCGCCGCACTGTTTCTGATGGGCGCATTCGGATTTGCGACCGTCCCGGGACTGCAGATGCGCATCATGAACTATGCGAAGGAAGCTCCCACTATGGCGTCCGGCGCGAATATCGCGGCCTTCAACGTGGGGAACGCACTCGGCGCGTGGCTCGGTGGCATGACCATCGCAGCGGGACTCGGATTCACCTCGCCGATCTGGATGGGCGCCGCACTCACGGTGGGTGCTCTCGCTGTTCTCGGTCTTGCCACCGTGCTCGATCGGCGTCCGGTGCGGTCGGAAGATGAGACAGTGTCGACGGTGTCGGTATAA
- a CDS encoding amino acid-binding protein, which produces MNDAAREPGVHVNACEACGRLPHPRRVRLALAKLCAVFPVELVLHALVIHVHVSYLVTVAVLTVSTTVLVIWVVEPSAMRLLSGWLHGPPEGKHSHFATGQSLWRIRVRVSDRPGQLESLAHNLAKLDANILTVHVHHLEGGSLDELIVGACRDTSPDALSTAVESAGGLGVGVWPASALALIDGQTKALTLAARVAADPSELPLSIAELLGAQYVDTFSDRTRSNEYPANTAFLEIPARDGDMLVFTRAVDEPFTPAEVARAQRLSELARQTNSVPPLG; this is translated from the coding sequence ATGAACGATGCCGCGAGAGAACCCGGAGTTCATGTCAACGCGTGCGAGGCGTGCGGTCGGCTCCCGCACCCCCGCCGCGTCCGCCTGGCGCTTGCCAAACTGTGCGCTGTCTTTCCCGTCGAACTAGTGCTCCATGCCTTGGTCATCCATGTCCACGTGTCCTACCTCGTCACCGTCGCAGTGCTCACCGTCAGCACGACGGTGTTGGTGATCTGGGTCGTCGAGCCGTCCGCGATGAGACTGCTCAGCGGGTGGTTGCACGGCCCGCCCGAGGGGAAGCACAGCCATTTCGCGACCGGACAGTCGCTCTGGCGCATCCGCGTCCGGGTGAGCGACCGCCCGGGACAGCTTGAATCGCTTGCCCACAACCTTGCGAAGCTCGACGCGAACATCCTCACGGTGCATGTCCATCACCTCGAGGGCGGGTCGCTCGACGAGTTGATTGTCGGCGCGTGCCGGGACACGTCACCGGACGCACTGTCGACTGCCGTCGAGTCCGCGGGCGGCCTCGGTGTCGGCGTCTGGCCCGCTTCGGCGCTCGCGTTGATCGACGGCCAGACCAAGGCGTTGACGTTGGCGGCGCGGGTGGCGGCCGATCCGTCCGAACTTCCCCTGTCTATCGCAGAACTCCTCGGCGCGCAGTACGTCGACACGTTCAGCGACCGGACCCGGTCGAACGAGTACCCCGCCAACACGGCGTTCCTCGAAATCCCGGCCCGTGACGGTGACATGCTCGTCTTCACACGGGCTGTCGACGAGCCGTTCACGCCAGCCGAGGTTGCCCGTGCGCAGCGCCTGAGTGAGCTTGCGCGACAGACGAATTCTGTTCCACCGCTCGGCTGA
- a CDS encoding acetoacetate decarboxylase family protein, which translates to MNSHQVLGKQVDMPVEIRQASAFTAMYSVPTGAAQELIDYTGLEILQFRPGRGICALVFVDYVDGDLGPYNEFGVTFLVRDHRTDSTSVAQDVKALAKGRAGALIHRLPVDGEFTLAAGRGIWGFPKVLADFDVDHVSSVKRASVSQDGRLIAQLSVAKGISLPGSGAGASLAAYSHLDGITRFTTWDMNPSGVRSRPGGAELKLGTHPIAEELRSLGLPKRALVTSSIPNLRMTFGDAQRV; encoded by the coding sequence GTGAACTCACATCAGGTGCTGGGCAAGCAAGTCGACATGCCGGTGGAGATTCGGCAGGCGTCGGCATTCACGGCGATGTACTCGGTGCCGACCGGTGCCGCGCAGGAACTGATCGACTACACCGGCCTCGAGATACTGCAGTTCCGGCCCGGACGCGGCATCTGCGCGCTGGTGTTCGTCGACTACGTGGACGGAGATTTGGGCCCCTACAACGAATTCGGCGTGACCTTTCTCGTCCGCGACCACCGAACCGACAGCACTTCGGTCGCACAGGATGTGAAGGCTCTGGCCAAGGGCCGGGCAGGTGCCTTGATCCATCGGCTGCCCGTCGACGGCGAGTTCACCCTCGCAGCCGGTAGGGGAATTTGGGGTTTCCCGAAGGTGTTGGCCGATTTCGACGTCGATCACGTCAGCTCCGTCAAGCGGGCGTCGGTCAGCCAGGATGGCCGGCTGATCGCTCAGCTGAGCGTTGCCAAAGGCATATCGCTTCCCGGTTCCGGTGCCGGTGCCTCCCTCGCGGCGTACTCACACCTCGATGGGATCACCCGGTTCACCACTTGGGACATGAACCCGAGTGGTGTCCGGTCCCGGCCAGGTGGCGCGGAGCTCAAACTGGGCACCCACCCGATTGCCGAAGAACTGCGGTCGCTCGGCCTCCCGAAACGGGCGTTGGTCACGTCTTCCATCCCCAACCTCCGAATGACCTTCGGTGACGCGCAACGAGTCTGA
- a CDS encoding SDR family oxidoreductase yields MSVLVTGGGSGIGLGIATALVAAGAHITICGRNEEKLSSAAAGIEADNPPGTVDTVVADVTAEDDVVRAVAKASERTGQLDGVVACAGGNETVGPVTQLDVDAWRRTVDLNVTGTMLTIKHSARALVAAGGGSIVTISSIASSNTHRWFGAYGPSKAGVDHLTRLAADELGASHVRVNCIRPGLTRTDLVALITDGGPVLDDYMANTPIARVGEVTDIAALAKFLLGPESTWITGQIINVDGGQMLRRGPDFRSMFEPMFGADALRGVVAP; encoded by the coding sequence ATGTCGGTGCTCGTCACCGGCGGCGGAAGCGGCATCGGGTTGGGCATCGCCACGGCGCTGGTGGCGGCAGGAGCGCACATCACGATTTGTGGACGCAATGAGGAAAAGCTGTCCTCCGCGGCGGCCGGGATCGAGGCCGACAACCCGCCCGGGACCGTCGACACGGTCGTCGCCGACGTCACCGCCGAGGACGACGTCGTCCGCGCGGTCGCGAAGGCGAGCGAGCGCACCGGACAGCTGGACGGGGTCGTTGCCTGCGCCGGCGGAAACGAAACCGTGGGACCGGTGACGCAGCTCGACGTCGACGCGTGGCGACGGACGGTGGATCTGAACGTCACCGGCACGATGCTGACGATCAAACATTCCGCACGTGCCCTCGTCGCCGCGGGTGGTGGATCCATCGTGACCATCTCCTCGATCGCCAGCAGCAACACGCACCGATGGTTCGGCGCCTACGGCCCGTCCAAGGCCGGCGTCGACCACCTCACCCGACTCGCCGCGGACGAACTGGGTGCGTCCCACGTGCGCGTCAACTGCATCCGGCCCGGACTGACCCGCACTGATCTCGTCGCGCTCATCACCGACGGCGGCCCCGTTCTCGACGACTACATGGCCAACACACCCATTGCCCGAGTCGGTGAAGTCACCGATATCGCCGCCCTCGCCAAGTTCCTGCTCGGACCCGAATCCACGTGGATCACCGGGCAGATCATCAACGTCGATGGTGGTCAGATGCTGCGGCGTGGACCCGATTTCCGCTCGATGTTCGAGCCCATGTTCGGTGCGGACGCACTGCGCGGAGTGGTCGCGCCGTGA